The window TGGAAAAAATGTCAGGTTTGTGACATCCCTTCGTTAACATCATATTAGTTTCTTTCTTCCATCATATGTAACTTCTTAggtatttttttaatatgaatGACTCAGCTAGTTTCTGCATAACATTTTATTTGTGTTCAAtctttcttctgtttccagtGCTGCTTTTCTTGTGCTTTACGGGATTGCACTGGCTACTGAAGGTTGGGGTGTTGTTGCCAGCTTGAAAATTTACCCACCTTTTGCGGGTGCTGCTGTATCAGCAATTACACTTGTTGTGGCTTTTGGCTTTGCTGTCTCAAGATCATGCTTAACACTTGAGGTTTTGCAGTCTACCTGGCACTTATCTACACAATTTAGCATTTATAACTCTGGAGTAGTCACAACTCGCTCTATTGTATAATTTTGTAGATGTTGGAGGATGCGGTTCACTTCCTTAATAAGGAAACTCTAATCCAGGCAATTGCGAGATCTGCCACCAAGGTGCGTTCTTGTTTAATTTAAAAGAAGAAATGAGTGAAAGTAAAATTTGCTATTCTCAATTCTCTGAAGAGAAGTTTGTCATATCTTAAATATGTCTTCTCAATAAGAACAATTTAAAATGTGGGTAAAAAGGTCGAGCATTTTCAGATTCATGCTAAAAAGTACATGGATTCCACTCTGTATATGGTGTGCTTAATGAAGCAAAACACAAAATTGAAATGTGGGACCTGGCACATTAACATGCTCAGGAACCTGTCCAAGTTGTTTCTAGATATAATGAGGCTTACTTTTGTATTTCAAAGGCTTTTGAGGTTCGAAAAAACCTTTACAAGTTCGAATGCCGGAAGCTTGAAGCCTTGGACGATTATGTACTTTGTTGTTTGCATGTATTCTAATTTGAGTGTGATTAACtaattatatgttttatgtttagtgtttgcatAATTGATTGAATTGTGATGTATTTTACATTGAATGTGTGTGTGATTGCGTGCATGCGTATACCTGTGATGATTCCTTGCCATCTCTTCAAACTTCCAAGAATTACTATCTCTTTTGTCCATGGTGTCGTATACAAGTCGATACACGTGTCTGTAGCTTTTGAATTTCTTGATGTTGTGGTTATATCTCTTGAAATTAGTATTCAGTGCCACACGTGGGTGAAGCAAGTACTAAAAACTTATGAAAATAAAAGCAAAGAGGTGATTTTGTCAATGGAAGGTGATTTTGATTTCTTAAAGGCCATTCCATTCCAAAAGTTGCTGTTCTGCTAATCATGCTGAAATCTGGAACTTTTGGTTGTCTGAACTCTGAATGACTGCAGTCTTGCTTGGATTTTAAATTCAGTTATTCCTTGCAGACTAGAAATGCATTATCTGGAACTTACTCCGCTCCTCAGAGGTCAGCTAGTTCAGCTGCACTTTTGGTTGGAGACCCTACTATTGCACGGGATAGGGCAGGAAACTTCGTGCTTCCCAGGGCTGATGTCATGAAATTAAGAGATCGTTTGAGAAATGAAGAACTGGCTATAGGGTCATTCTTCTCCAGACTGAGATGTTGCAACATTTTACGTCATGAAGCCACCAGTGACCTCGATCACAGGAGAGAAATGTGTGCCCATGCTAGAATTCTCGCTCTTGAAGAAGCTATTGATACTGAGTGGGTTTATATGTGGGATAAGTTTGGTGGTTATCTGCTTCTTCTGCTTGGTTTGACTGCCAAGGCAGAAAGGGTGCAGGTAATCATGGCTATATTCTGCTGTCCATGGGTGAATATTCTTGTTTTGTCTGCTGATGATTTTATTCTTTGTTTTTGTACTTACCAGGATGAGGTTCGCCTGAGACTGTTTCTGGATAGCATAGGATTTTCGGATTTAAGTGCTAAAAAAATTAAGGAGTGGATGCCTGAAGACCGTAGACAATTTGAGATTATACAGGAGAGGTTGAAAAGTTCCTATGTATAAATCCTGTGGGCTTTCATTACTTTTTCCTGGCCAtccttatttttctttattggtTCCTGTAGTTATTTAAGAGAGAAGGAGATAGAGGAGGAAGTTTTGATGCAGAGGCGCGAAGAGGAAGGAAGAGGTAAAGAAAGGAGAAAGGCTCTTCTTGAGAAAGAGGAACGCAAATGGAAGGAGATAGAAGCTTCTCTCATATCAAGCATTCCAAATGCTGGCAGTAGAGAAGCAGTGGCCATGGCAGCTGCCGTTCGTGCTGTAGGTGGTGATTCAGTGCTTGATGATTCCTTTGCGCGAGAGCGGGTCTCAAACATTGCTCGTAGGATACGATCAACTCAGTTATCTCAACGTGCACTTCAGGTGACTATTATGTTATAATTTACTTTGCTTCAGTAACTGGCATGCCAAACTCTGTATGTTTGAGATTTTAGCATTTTGCCTATCAGGTAAGTTATTGTTGCAGTCATATTTGACTACGCATGATTATCTTTCTGTTATATTTTTTTGGGTGGACGGGGAGTGAGGCATGAGTCTGGATTGATTGGTTGGGTTGATCTAGGCAATTTGACTAGGTTTGAAGCTTTGCAGTGAAGGAATAAATTGCTGATGACAGTGTTCCTTTGTCTAATTTTTTATTGCAGACTGGACTTGCTGGAGCTGTATGTGTGCTTGATGATGAGCCCACAACAAGTGGCAGGCACTATGGTCAGATCGATCTTAGTTTATGTCAGAGCCAGAAAGTTAGCTTCTCAATTGCGGTGATGGTTCAGCCTGAGTCTGGGCCAGTTTGTCTGTTGGGCACTGAATTTCAGAGCAATATATGTTGGGAAATTCTTGTGGCTGGTTCTGAACAAGGAATTGAAGCTGGACAAGTTGGCCTTCGCTTGATTACAAAAGGTGATAGACAGACATTTGTTTCCAAGGAATGGAGTATAAGTTCGTCCAGTATTGCAGATGGAAGGTAATGACCTATTTTCTTGCCACCATCAATAGACTCATCGAGTGTCAGCACTTCAATGGGTTTCATGTGTCTTCATGCGTTGTCTTAGATTCACTCTCTTGCAGGTGGCATATTGTCACAATGACAATCGATGCTGATTTAGGTGAGGCAACTTGCTTCATTGATGGTGGTTATGATGGATATCAGACTGGGCTGCCACTCCACATCGGTAATGGTGTGTGGGAACAAGGAACAGATGTTTGGATTGGTGTTAGACCACCCATAGATATGGATGCATTTGGGAGGTCTGACAGCGAGGGAACTgaatccaagatgcatttgatGGATGTTTTCCTTTGGGGAAGGTGCTTGAATGAAGATGAGATTGCTGCTCTGCCAACTGCCATGGGTTCTGGAGATTACAACTTTACTGATTACCTAGACGATAACTGCCAGTGGGCAGATTCGCCTCCTAGGGTTTGTGCTTAAGTTTGCTTCTCTGTTTTTACAATTTTTACTTGATTTGAACTCCATATGAGTTTGTAATACACCTTGGTGCTTTTAACCTGTTTTCTGATTGGTCTTTCGTGCCATTTTATATTAGGTTGAGGACTGGGAGAGTGATCCTGCTGAGGTTGATCTCTATGATAGAGATGAGGTAGACTGGGATGGGCAATATTCAAGTGGGAGGAAGAGGAGGGTGGATCGGGAAGGGATTGTTGTAGATGTTGATTCTTTTGCCAGAAGGTTGAGGAAACCCAGGATAGAGACTCAGGAGGAAATCAATCTACGTATGCACTCTGTCGAATTGGCTGTTAAAGAAGCTCTCTTGGCAAGAGGAGAATCACAGTTTACTGATCAAGAGTTTCCCCCAAATGATCGATCATTGTTTGTGGATCCAGGAAATCCCCCGTTGAAGTTGCAGGTAACTTATTCCATCAGCTAGTGTTCTTTGCATGCATTACGTGCTTATACACTtagaaatatttatttaagatgATAAATTTTGGTATTTTcaaattaatgatttttttatattttttattaagagagagagactatctaaacatttaaaaatatagatTATGATAGGATTGAAGTTTAAAATATAGATAAAGAAgacattgaaaattttaaaagaaagacTATTTCAGGGGGGGAATCATTAATAAAGTCATATAATAATAGTATAATTGTAATTTTTACTAAGATATTTCACCAAATTAAAGTTAGTACAGGGACCTCGAGTTTAATTAAATAGTTAGATTTTTCCTGTAACGGATGCTTATTTAAACCTGTCACTGCTATTCCGCTCTACTGTCTTTGCTTCTTAACATTGCTGGATCTTTCTCGTAGGTTGTGTCTCAATGGATGAGACCTACTGAAATAGTCAAAGAGAAGCATCTGGATTCTATTCCACGATTATTTTCGGGAACAGCAAATCCTTCTGATGTTTGTCAGGTCTTTCACTTGCATGTTCTCCCTTCCTCCCCTATTTCCATTTCCCCCGTCGTGTATGTTAATGTGTATGGTCCTCTTACAGGTTGAGGGGGCATTGCCTCTGTGCCATCTCATTCTTGTTTAgttcttaatttttttcttgaaaTCTACCTTGAATAGGGTCGATTGGGCGATTGTTGGTTTTTGAGTGCTGTTGCTGTTCTGGCTGAGGTTAAACGCATATCAGAAGTCATTATCACTCCAGACTACAATGAAGAAGGAATATATACAGTTCGTTTTTGTATTCAGGTGGTTTAGTTTCTTAGTCACGTTTGTTTTGTTAAATTGTTATCTTTCTTTTGCTAGAAACCTGAAATTGTTTAATTTTTGCTCGTAAGAATTTGGGAGCCACACTTAAAGgtgttttaaattatatataagcAGTAAAGGACCTCTCTTGAtacatttttttatgttttcatATGTGGAGTTTCATTTCAGTGCTTTTGCTGCTTGTTCTGCTGCAGAATTGGAAGCTATGCCAATTGTTCATAGTAGTAATGATACTGAGACTCTGCTAGTTCTTgggtttttttgttgttttttaaCTGAAGGCCAGGGTAAATTGTCACTGTGTTTGTCTGATTTATTTTGGAAATAACGCTTACTTTACTTAATGTCAGGGGGAATGGGTTCCTGTTGTTGTAGATGACTGGATTCCTTGCGAATCACCAGGCAAACCAGCATTTGCAACCAGCCGGAAGGTGAATGAGTTGTGGGTCTCTGTACTGGAAAAGGCATATGCTAAGCTCCATGGTTCATATGAAGCGTTAGAAGGTGGTCTTGTCCAAGATGCTCTAGTAGACCTTACTGGAGGTGCTGGGGAGGAGATCGATATGAGATGTTCTCAATCACAGATTGATCTTGCAAGTGGAAGACTGTGGTCTCAACTTTTGCGCTTTAAACAAGAGGGATTTCTGCTTGGTGCTGGTAGCCCTTCAGGGTCAGATGTGCATGTTTCTTCTTGTGGAATCGTGCAAGGACATGCATACTCAATATTGCAAGTATGTTGATCCACAGTGTATCTGTGATGTCTCATAACTTTGAACACTAAAATCACTTCTTGTGTATCCTAATTGTTCAGGTACGCGAAGTGGACGGCCACAAACTTGTTCAGATCAGAAATCCTTGGGCAAACGAGGTTGAGTGGAATGGCCCTTGGTCTGATGCATCCCCTGAATGGACTGATAGGATGAAGCACAAGCTTAAGCATGTACAGCAGGTTATTGAATTTCTGCTCTCTTTAATTGGTCTTTAATTATTGTGCGGTTTTACAAAGGATGTCATCCTCTGAAAATAGGATCCTATGCTATCTTTACTTGCATGAACTTGACATTCAAAAACTTTTTATGTATTTCATTTTGCTACATCTGATGATGTGAATTTGAAACAGGCACAAGATGGTATATTTTGGATGTCGTGGCAAGATTTTCAAATTCATTTCAGGTCAATATATGTATGCCGCGTCTACCCATCTGAGATGACTTATTCACTCCACAGTCAGTGGCGTGGCTACAGCGCTGGAGGCTGCCAAGACTATGATACGTGGCATCAAAATCCACAATTCCGGTTGAGGGCAACTGGACCTGATGTATCGTTGCCTATACACGTTTTCATTACCTTGACTCAGGTGCAGCCTCCTATGTACAGTACTTGGACTTTAGACATTGAGATCTTTCATTCCATTTGTTTAATGCCATACTAACATGGCCTTGACCCAAATTGCTAGGGGGTGAGTTTCTCGAGAACAACAGCAGGTTTCAGGAATTACCAATCGAGCCATGATTCCATGATGTTCTATATTGGCATGAGGATTCTTAAGACACGAGGCCGCCGTGCTGCCTACAATATTTATATGCATGAATCAGTTGGAGGAACTGATTATGTTAATTCTCGGGAAATATCATGTGAAATGGTCCTGGATCCTGATCCAAAGGGGTACACGATAGTACCCACAACAATACACCCTGGAGAAGAGGCACCCTTTGTTTTATCTGTATTTACTAAATCCTCGGTAGCACTCGAAGCCTTGTAGCTTGCAGTCCATTGGGTTCAGTATCTGCAGAAGGAGTCTGCCTTGCTTGGCTATGTCGTGGCCATTCATATGCATCCCCAATCAGACACGAGCAAAAATGGGCAGCAGAGTTTCATGGTAAGAATTTTCTCAAGTTGAACTAATCATACTAGTTTCATGGTTTGTCATTATCCTTTCTGTTATTCCAGTACTGAAAATTGACACCAGGCAAATGAACCCTCGATCTTTCGGCCAAGCTACATGCAATCACATTATTTTGTTGTGGAATTGCTATCATCTGTTGGGATCTGTGAACAGCGGCATCAGTTCGTGGTTATTTTAGGCGATCTAATCTGACCTGCCTTCACCACCAAGGGTAAAATTGTGCATACAAAGGCAAAGTATAGGAGGTAGTAGCATTATAATTGTAAATGAGCAGCATGGAGAGTAGGGTAACACTTGTTCCTGTTAGTTATTTATAGGTTTACAAAAAATACCAAACGTGGGTGGCTGAATCATCCATCAGCTACAATTTTGAAGCTCTAGATAGGTGACCGAAGCTCTTTGTAaaaacatttaattttttttaaccgTAATCCAACCTCTTCTTTAATCTATTTGATACTAGCGTCAATCTTCATGATTTAGTAGAAGGGAAACAGGACGAATTCAAGACTTTTTTACATTTGTTTACATCCAATTTTTTGTATGAGCTACTAAATTATAGCAAATGAGTTGCACCCTTGTATTATAATAAAAGTGATGTCCAGCAGAATAGTTCATAAAAATGGTCAGGTAGGGGACAACTTGCCCTTCACTGTCTACTTCTGAATACATGGGAACAATAACATATATTCTTTACTGTGTTTCTCCAAGCaagaataataatttataacccAGACTCAGTCTTCTAAATCCCTAGGATAAGATACAGTATAAAAATGAAGAGGAAGCCCCATTGAAATTATCTGTGAAGTGGTACAAATAACTCGTGATCTGCGTGTTAGCAAAATGTCACTACGATATATCAGGCAGAACTCAGAATAAGCTGTGCTAAAGAATACCACTTCAAGAATTCAAATCAAAGTGCGGGCAACATCTCAAATTGAAATCCTCTCTGCATGTATAAGGTTGAAAAAATAATTCTCTGCCACTAAATTTCTCGCAGCAAAGTCGATCATTCCGAATCACTTTCCATGGTTCCCATAGCCTTCAATCCTCTTGGTTTCtgccaaaaaataaaaataagaaatgACATCAAAACTCCGCGATCGGAATCAGGCATCTGAAGTAAAAACAAACAGAAGAGTGAAGGCCGAAAGAAAAATCTTGAGTACCTTCTTAGAGGTCTTCTTCTCCCTCACTTCATACCTTTCTTGGCACAAGTCTGATAGCCACGCACCGGGACTCACCAActacaaataaataaaacaatgtCATTATATCTCTCAATGCATCATTTAGATTTACACAACTTTTTCGTCAAACCGAATTAACTCACCAATATGGTTCTTTGAACCAACTTGGCTCTTTTCTTTGGCCTTTGGGGTGGTTTACATCCTTTCATCAACATAAAATCTTCCTCTTTTTCTTTATTAGATAAAGAAATTAGCAACTTTGGCCAaaccatttttttattttcctccTTGGCAGGATTTGCAAATAGCAACTTGTTGCCATCTTCGAATCCACCACTGGATCCCCTCGTCGTGTAATATCTGTCTTCCTTCTCAGGAGATGAAGATGCTGATGCTTTACGGTTATCATTTGCACCAGATCTACTCATCCCCAATTCCCTGTAGTGAATATCATGCGCCCATTACCAGTTTGAAAAACTCATCTATTTGCATACATCTCTTTCTTACACACAATCCATTCTCTGTTTTGTTGTAGAAAACAATTTAGGTAGATGAGAATCTGAATGGATATGTAAGCATTAACCAACCACAATAATGCGAATTAATAGCATATACTTGGATCCAACAACCGCTACCAAAACCTCCACAAGAATGTTCGAGTTTCACCCGTCGTACAAATTTTCTTGTACCAGATGCTCAACTCCTATTTAATCTTTCTGATTAAAGATAGACAAAACCCTGCTCAGTTTAAGATAAAGAAACCAAATCGAAAACTTAAGACTCCAGAGCCACgtcaattgaaaaaaaaaaaaggaaggaAAAACGAAGAAATCCAGAAGCACCCTCTTCAAACAAAAAACTTGGaataaaaagaaatatatattttttaaaaaaaaacccagaAGGATCCTTTCTTCCAATTGTAGTACCACCAAAAACATAATtgaaaagagaagaaaaaaagaaagaagaaaaagcAAATCTAGTCAGTATGGAAGTGGGAAACTCAAAAAACCAAGAAAGATGAGATCTTTCCTTGAAATTCTCAATCTTCTGTTACCTGTTCGGACGATGAGGAGATGGAACTGGAGGTAGACCAAGCCCATCTTTACTGCCGttgttgatattattattatggtGGTTGTTTTCAACAACCCTTGAAGTTATTTTCTTCTTCATAacaccgccgccgccgccgccgccgccgcttcCATCTGTTTTCCCATTTAAATCCGGATCTTTCACTTTTACACACCTTAGTCTCTTTCTATTCCCCCACTGCAACTTATCCATTATCTGTAGCATCAGTAAAATACCAAGCAACCAGTTCAGATCCTCGCACtcacataatatataaaattcagtagaaacaagaagaaaaaccAAACACACCTCAAGATCTGTAGCAGATGATAATGGAGTACCCTCCGTCAACCCAAACCAAAAAACGTAAGAAAAATGCACAGAAGAAGAGAATATGCACAGAGAAATTGCTGCAGAAAAATCTGCTGCGCAAACCACAAGATGAGATTTTCTCAGTTGCTatgcttgaaaaaaaaaaatggatgtAATGTAAACTGTCATTCAACTTTATGTAATTTCATTCCACACAGATAGAATatacaatttatttttatttttatttttttaaaaatgttatttCTTTTGTGAGTTTTTGGGATCGTTAGCCGATAATTACAACGGAGAATCTGGACCGTTAATCTCTTTGAATGTAAGGAGATGAGATGAGATGGATTTCTCTCCGACGTCCGGAGGAGATATGAGTCACGTGACTCTCGTGCTCTTCCTATGAAAACTTCTTGGGCCTAACTAAAGCCCAAAATTCATTCAAGTGGGCAGGGATGGGTATCCGATACCTGATAAGTCGggttaattttaaaattcaggTTTGTAATACCCGATCCAGATTTATACATGCGCCGGGATCTGCCACCCacgaaaaattttattttttaattaaatatattacttCACATACTATAActtagttttttttaatatatactaTAACTTAGTTAAATACACACTAGTATTAAAAAAAAGTCAGACTAATATTAtaccaaaataatcaaattatagAAGGAATATATGGTATCCGACTTATGATGTACTTGATTATCCATTATTTagtaacatattttttttacagATATTTCCTATGAAGATTTTGGTCTTTTTAGAAATAGTTTATGCACGCAAATAACTAGGGGTGTAGATATTGCACTACCCAACGGAGACAAAAAAAAAGACTAAAGGGTGTAAACTGTTAGAGTAAATATCATGTAAGCCaacagttggctagagaatttattgaatcaaatataataaacaatctttattttaatacaaTTTAACTTTTCGGGGTTTcattttactttatctgtatacacatgcaatCAACATAAATAAAGtacttgattatgctttaatacaaatgaatcgttattcgatattgaaactcatttataaacattgtatattctaaattcgttcctagtcgattcagccgcctaaaataaagataaagacAGCTTGAGTTTGAGACTAACATCTGTGATATTGTGTATCATGTTTcatggtaagggcatagagatgtgcGATCATACGATGATTGTACCAAACAACCCACCCTCGGACTTTCTAAGTGGTTCTTATTCATCGAGAGGAAAAGTTCATGGTTGtgattgtacatgattattccTCACGACTCGGGACAACACTTAGGCTCTACATACAAGGATtg is drawn from Primulina eburnea isolate SZY01 chromosome 10, ASM2296580v1, whole genome shotgun sequence and contains these coding sequences:
- the LOC140803069 gene encoding uncharacterized protein, which translates into the protein MDKLQWGNRKRLRCVKVKDPDLNGKTDGSGGGGGGGGVMKKKITSRVVENNHHNNNINNGSKDGLGLPPVPSPHRPNRELGMSRSGANDNRKASASSSPEKEDRYYTTRGSSGGFEDGNKLLFANPAKEENKKMVWPKLLISLSNKEKEEDFMLMKGCKPPQRPKKRAKLVQRTILLVSPGAWLSDLCQERYEVREKKTSKKKPRGLKAMGTMESDSE
- the LOC140803068 gene encoding calpain-type cysteine protease DEK1, yielding MEDEHAFILACAISGTLFSVLGAASFVILWLVNWRPWRIYSWIFARKWPDFVQGPQLGVLCGLFSFGAWIIVISPVVVVIVWGCWLIVILGRDLIGLAVIMAGVALLLAFYSVMLWWRTQWQSSRAVAALLLLAVGLLCAYELCAVYVTAGAKASDQYSSSGFFFGVSAIALAINMLFICRMVFNGNGLDIDEYVRRAYKFAYSDCIEVGPVACLHEPPNPNELYPRQSRRVLHLGLLYFGSLVVLLVYSILYGLTSKESHWLGAITSAAVIILDWNVGTCLYGFKLLKSRVVALFVAGASRVFLICFGVHYWYLGHCISYAVVASVLLGAAVSRHLSVTNLSAARRDALESTVTRLREGFRRKEQNCSSSSSEGCGSSVKRNSSAEAGQLGNNATTCTGDINCWNNVDGIHSENSMDSGRPSFAIRSSSCRSVFQETEVGPSSIDKNVDQNSSLVVCSSSGLESQGCESSASNSLNQALDLNLALAFQEKLNDPRITSILKRRAAHGELELTSLLQDKGLDPNFAVMLKENGLDPMILALLQRSSLDADRDHLDNNNTTVLDSNIVDNIAPNQISFSEELRLHGLEKWLQLCRLVLHYIAGTPERAWLLFSFVFSMETTMVAIYRPNTIKLINATHQQFEFGIAVLLLSPVVWSIMAFLRSLQYEELSMTSKPRKYGFVAWLVSTSVGLLLSFLSKSSVLLGLSLTVPLMVACLSVGIPIWIRNGHQFWASGGGSEDNIQNRAIIGKMERIVLFICMSLFAGSVLALGGIISAKPLDDLSYKGWTGYQNHVSSPYTSSVYIGWAMASIIALIVTGVLPIVSWFSTYRFSLSSACCIGLFAAILVSFCGASYVKVVNSRNDQVPTKADFLAALLPLTCMPAILSLCSGLLKWKDDNWKLSRGAYIFIMIGLVLLLSAISAIIVTIHPWTIGVSFLLVVLLLVLAIGVIHYWASNNFYLTRFQMLCVCFLAFLLALAAFLVGWFQDKAFVGASVGYFSFLFLLAGRALTVLLSPPVVVYSPRVLPVYVYDAHADCGKNVSAAFLVLYGIALATEGWGVVASLKIYPPFAGAAVSAITLVVAFGFAVSRSCLTLEMLEDAVHFLNKETLIQAIARSATKTRNALSGTYSAPQRSASSAALLVGDPTIARDRAGNFVLPRADVMKLRDRLRNEELAIGSFFSRLRCCNILRHEATSDLDHRREMCAHARILALEEAIDTEWVYMWDKFGGYLLLLLGLTAKAERVQDEVRLRLFLDSIGFSDLSAKKIKEWMPEDRRQFEIIQESYLREKEIEEEVLMQRREEEGRGKERRKALLEKEERKWKEIEASLISSIPNAGSREAVAMAAAVRAVGGDSVLDDSFARERVSNIARRIRSTQLSQRALQTGLAGAVCVLDDEPTTSGRHYGQIDLSLCQSQKVSFSIAVMVQPESGPVCLLGTEFQSNICWEILVAGSEQGIEAGQVGLRLITKGDRQTFVSKEWSISSSSIADGRWHIVTMTIDADLGEATCFIDGGYDGYQTGLPLHIGNGVWEQGTDVWIGVRPPIDMDAFGRSDSEGTESKMHLMDVFLWGRCLNEDEIAALPTAMGSGDYNFTDYLDDNCQWADSPPRVEDWESDPAEVDLYDRDEVDWDGQYSSGRKRRVDREGIVVDVDSFARRLRKPRIETQEEINLRMHSVELAVKEALLARGESQFTDQEFPPNDRSLFVDPGNPPLKLQVVSQWMRPTEIVKEKHLDSIPRLFSGTANPSDVCQGRLGDCWFLSAVAVLAEVKRISEVIITPDYNEEGIYTVRFCIQGEWVPVVVDDWIPCESPGKPAFATSRKVNELWVSVLEKAYAKLHGSYEALEGGLVQDALVDLTGGAGEEIDMRCSQSQIDLASGRLWSQLLRFKQEGFLLGAGSPSGSDVHVSSCGIVQGHAYSILQVREVDGHKLVQIRNPWANEVEWNGPWSDASPEWTDRMKHKLKHVQQAQDGIFWMSWQDFQIHFRSIYVCRVYPSEMTYSLHSQWRGYSAGGCQDYDTWHQNPQFRLRATGPDVSLPIHVFITLTQGVSFSRTTAGFRNYQSSHDSMMFYIGMRILKTRGRRAAYNIYMHESVGGTDYVNSREISCEMVLDPDPKGYTIVPTTIHPGEEAPFVLSVFTKSSVALEAL